From a single Paenibacillus sp. FSL W8-0426 genomic region:
- the murF gene encoding UDP-N-acetylmuramoyl-tripeptide--D-alanyl-D-alanine ligase: protein MKRTMAQLAEMCGGTLVAPAAYANMAAQGVYTDSRKRAEGSLFIPLVGDRFDGHEFAQACMENGAAGTLWQKDHGEPPQGAVIVVDDTLEALQALASAYLAESKASVVGITGSNGKTTTKDIVDALLSTTFKVHKTQGNFNNHIGLPLTVLAMEPDTEIIILEMGMSGRGEIETLSRIARPDVAIITNIGESHLLQLGSRLEIARAKVEIVAGMKPGGLLIRNGDEPLITQVLAEETTIKPAGLNQFTFGLQPDNDDYATGIMNAPGGVVFTSKQSGEAAMSLPLLGTHNVVNCMAALAVARHFGVSADRIAQGLSGLKLTGMRIEIVQGASGLTMLNDAYNASPTSMKAALDVIEGLNGYKSKVAVLGDMLELGPQEQQLHYDIGKYISPEKLDLVLAYGPLSAHIAEGARENMPPEAVHAFDNKEEMTRYLLEKLHPRDVVLFKASRGMKLEDVVEALKTAPLQNRVD from the coding sequence ATAAAGAGAACTATGGCACAACTGGCCGAAATGTGTGGAGGCACTTTAGTCGCCCCTGCTGCATATGCCAATATGGCTGCCCAAGGCGTCTATACGGATTCGCGTAAGCGGGCTGAAGGAAGTTTGTTCATTCCGCTTGTCGGCGACAGATTTGACGGACATGAATTTGCGCAAGCCTGTATGGAGAACGGTGCTGCCGGTACACTATGGCAAAAAGACCATGGCGAACCGCCGCAGGGAGCCGTCATCGTCGTCGACGATACCCTTGAGGCGCTCCAGGCGCTTGCGTCGGCTTATTTGGCCGAAAGCAAAGCCTCGGTGGTCGGCATTACGGGCAGCAACGGCAAAACAACGACAAAGGACATCGTCGACGCGCTTCTGTCCACCACGTTCAAGGTGCACAAAACGCAAGGCAACTTTAACAATCATATCGGTCTGCCGCTCACCGTGCTTGCGATGGAGCCGGACACCGAGATCATTATTTTGGAAATGGGCATGAGCGGACGAGGGGAGATCGAGACATTGTCCCGCATTGCCCGCCCCGACGTTGCAATTATTACGAACATCGGCGAATCCCATCTCCTGCAGCTCGGTTCCAGGCTGGAGATTGCCAGGGCCAAAGTGGAGATCGTGGCTGGCATGAAACCTGGCGGCTTGCTGATCCGAAACGGGGATGAGCCGCTAATCACGCAAGTGCTTGCAGAGGAAACAACGATCAAACCGGCAGGCTTGAACCAGTTTACATTTGGTCTTCAGCCGGACAATGACGATTATGCGACAGGCATCATGAATGCGCCCGGCGGGGTTGTTTTCACGAGCAAACAATCCGGCGAGGCCGCGATGAGCTTGCCACTGCTCGGCACGCATAATGTCGTGAACTGTATGGCTGCCCTGGCGGTCGCTCGCCATTTCGGAGTGTCTGCCGACCGCATTGCGCAGGGATTGTCCGGGCTGAAGCTTACAGGCATGCGGATTGAGATCGTTCAAGGCGCCAGCGGACTCACCATGCTGAACGATGCTTACAATGCAAGCCCGACCTCCATGAAAGCAGCGCTGGATGTCATTGAAGGCCTGAATGGATACAAATCCAAGGTCGCCGTGCTTGGCGACATGCTGGAGCTTGGGCCTCAAGAGCAGCAGCTTCATTATGATATAGGCAAGTATATTTCGCCGGAGAAATTGGACCTGGTGCTTGCATACGGGCCGTTGTCCGCCCACATTGCGGAAGGGGCCAGGGAAAACATGCCGCCCGAAGCGGTGCATGCTTTTGACAACAAAGAAGAAATGACCCGTTACCTGCTAGAGAAACTCCATCCCAGAGACGTTGTCTTGTTCAAGGCCTCACGGGGCATGAAGCTTGAGGACGTGGTCGAAGCACTGAAAACAGCACCATTACAGAACCGAGTAGACTAG